A DNA window from Octopus sinensis linkage group LG25, ASM634580v1, whole genome shotgun sequence contains the following coding sequences:
- the LOC115224402 gene encoding uncharacterized protein LOC115224402: MDVLMEKRKQCEKLLSRLVVAGQETADSLQDIHKLLRSNRKKILADSKDNYPTVSSYNHAAEISSITSPGYCDKRRAHKTAANRENISFEKPLCNHLESSPVRVFKSLYDGGNKCFDSSSALLTTGFFDDIHSVSVGADEDAVLFDDYEKAKDKVDDATSWDIPKEETNVCEIGMGGDIAIDNADGQLVCDDEIDVTDGGDSFFIDYFIGSGDNVDDDDIVASKFSLENHRLDQFVPVEPPSISPYLNNDELNCRTPNATSKATYPQTPKSQNHHLQITKDKFLEESTKEEHEPRSPLRILCSDNWASQWRNSFTIDNDDSDLQLSDNDLSDSWKLEDRSSSHLNASAEENQMKLHNKILDSSQEGAGKKEEVEDPGTVEIRQYSSQLNDSGNLKKPSRVSVGIKRHSKVGKENICRDAPKSAFKSQKEKLLGYDWIAGILDNRQHHSTTHLSNEHFDKLKSFWKESQDRRLTDVNQLENFVDASHEPQLIQDILTESKIKSYHVNDRLFSEPMKKKSFLTSESSEVNNSRSSAERKPTFSSPRYVRISMPQDLLLTKRQVNKAPRKGTCDTTDTLSLGKHCVMGWNNTQHGKLATASSISIKHASGGRAKETLTMEEAENLAAGTSSLFQMDSGIQHLSQRPADHRLFTAASRGKRQNESSKEPQMPLHQSEPANCDRHNQETFSSFLQNVTNTASTSPVTGHSSRHSSGKTSTLSTSELLDSTYSLIKHLDQLKAKYEKKKLIRQQQLQGMIT; this comes from the exons ATGGACGTTTTGATGGAAAAACGAAAACAATGTGAGAAACTTTTGAGCAGACTCGTCGTCGCCGGACAAGAAACGGCGGATTCTCTACAAGATATTCACAAACTACTCCGCAG taaCCGGAAGAAGATTTTAGCCGATTCAAAAGACAACTACCCCACTGTGTCCAGTTATAATCATGCTGCAGAAATAAGCAGTATAACATCACCTGGGTATTGTGACAAAAGACGAGCCCATAAAACAGCTGCAAAcagagaaaatatctcttttgagaAACCATTGTGCAATCATTTAGAAAGTTCACCAGTCAGAGTCTTCAAGTCTTTGTATGATGGAGGAAATAAATGCTTCGACAGTAGCAGTGCCCTGCTCACAACTGGCTTCTTTGATGATATCCATAGTGTTAGTGTTGGAGCTGACGAGGATGCTGTGCTCTTCGATGATTATGAGAAAGCCAAAGATAAGGTCGATGATGCCACTAGCTGGGATATTCCAAAAGAAGAAACTAATGTTTGTGAGATAGGCATGGGGGGTGATATTGCTATTGACAATGCCGATGGTCAATTGGTTTGTGATGATGAAATTGATGTAACTGATGGTGGAGATAGTTTTTTCATTGATTACTTCATTGGGAgtggtgataatgttgatgatgatgatattgtcgcTAGCAAATTTTCTTTGGAAAACCATAGACTTGATCAGTTCGTACCTGTTGAGCCCCCATCCATAAGCCCTTATCTGAACAATGATGAATTAAATTGTCGGACACCAAATGCCACAAGCAAAGCAACATATCCACAAACTCCAAAATCTCAAAACCATCATCTTCAGATCACCAAGGATAAGTTCTTAGAAGAGTCGACAAAGGAGGAACATGAACCTAGAAGTCCACTCAGAATTTTGTGTTCTGATAACTGGGCAAGCCAGTGGCGTAATAGTTTTACCATTGATAACGATGATAGTGACTTACAGTTGAGTGATAATGATCTGAGTGATAGCTGGAAGCTTGAAGACAGAAGCAGCAGCCATCTTAATGCCAGCGCTGAAGAAAACCAAATGAAACTACACAACAAGATCTTGGACAGCTCACAAGAAGGTGCTGGGAAAAAGGAAGAGGTTGAAGATCCTGGTACAGTGGAAATTCGTCAGTATTCTTCTCAACTCAATGACAGTGGAAACCTGAAGAAACCCAGTAGAGTTTCTGTTGGTATCAAAAGACATTCGAAAGTCGGTAAAGAAAATATCTGCAGAGATGCACCAAAATCTGCATTCAAGAGCCAG aaagagaaactgcTTGGATACGATTGGATTGCTGGTATCCTAGACAACCGTCAGCATCACTCTACAACACACTTGTCCAACGAGCACTTTGACAAGCTGAAGTCCTTCTGGAAGGAATCTCAAGACAGAAGATTGACGGATGTCAACCAGCT GGAGAACTTTGTGGATGCATCACATGAACCCCAGTTGATACAAGATATACTGACTGAGTCTA AAATCAAATCATACCATGTTAATGATCGGTTATTCTCGGAACCAATGAAGAAAAAGTCTTTCTTAACTTCTGAGTCATCTGAAGTCAATAACAGTCGAAGCAGTGCTGAGAGGAAACCCACGTTTTCATCCCCAAGATATGTCAG AATAAGCATGCCACAAGATCTGTTGTTGACCAAACGCCAAGTCAATAAAGCTCCTCGAAAGGGCACTTGTGATACCACTGACACTCTGTCACTTGGAAAG CACTGTGTAATGGGATGGAACAACACCCAACATGGCAAGCTGGCCACAGCTTCTAGCATCAGCATCAAACATGCTTCGGGTGGCAGAGCGAAAGAGACACTG ACAATGGAGGAGGCAGAAAATTTAGCAGCTGGAACTTCGTCTCTCTTTCAAATGGACAGTGGTATTCAACACCTCAGCCAAAGGCCAGCAGACCATCGGTTGTTCACTGCTGCCTCTAGAGGAAAACGCCAGAATGAAAGCTCAAAAGAACCGCAAATGCCATTGCATCAGTCTGAGCCAGCAAACTGTGATAGACACAACCAAGAGACTTTCAGCTCATTTCTGCAGAACGTTACCAATACTGCTTCAACTTCTCCCGTTACTGGACATTCATCTCGCCACTCCTCTGGTAAAACAAGTACACTGTCCACCAGTGAACTGTTGGACAGTACCTACTCTCTCATCAAGCATTTAGATCAGCTGAaggcaaaatatgaaaaaaagaaactgatcCGACAACAACAGCTCCAAGGCATGATTACGTAG